The proteins below are encoded in one region of Pontibacter deserti:
- a CDS encoding class I fructose-bisphosphate aldolase: MNYDNIVSLLGSEGESLLQYESKTISKEQLHVPGPDFVDRIFAQSNRSPQVLRSLQQMFDHGRLGGTGYLSILPVDQGIEHTAGASFAPNPIYFDPENIIKLAIEGGCNAVATTFGNLAMMSRKYAHRIPFIVKINHNELLTYPNKFDQIMFGSVDEAWNLGATAVGATIYFGSEESSRQIIEIAEAFERAHQLGMATILWCYTRNNAFKKDGVDYHVAADITAQANHLGVTLQADIIKQKLPENNGGFTAINFAKSHKDMYEKLTTDNPIDLARYQVANCYMGRAGLINSGGESKGESDLADAVRTAIINKRAGGMGLISGRKAFQKDMKVGVELLNAIQDVYLNNEITLA; this comes from the coding sequence ATGAATTACGATAACATCGTTTCTTTACTTGGTTCTGAAGGAGAAAGCCTTCTTCAGTATGAAAGCAAAACTATTTCTAAAGAGCAGCTGCACGTCCCGGGTCCGGATTTCGTAGACAGAATTTTTGCCCAGAGCAACCGTAGCCCACAAGTGTTGCGCAGCCTGCAGCAAATGTTTGACCATGGCCGTTTAGGTGGCACTGGTTACCTGTCTATCCTGCCTGTTGACCAGGGTATAGAGCACACTGCCGGTGCATCTTTTGCGCCAAATCCTATTTACTTTGATCCAGAGAACATCATTAAGCTTGCTATTGAAGGTGGTTGCAACGCGGTTGCTACAACATTTGGTAACCTGGCCATGATGTCCAGAAAATATGCGCACAGAATTCCATTTATCGTTAAAATCAACCACAACGAGCTGCTGACTTACCCTAACAAGTTTGATCAAATCATGTTCGGTTCTGTGGATGAAGCCTGGAATTTAGGTGCAACTGCAGTAGGTGCTACTATCTACTTTGGTTCTGAAGAGTCTTCCCGCCAGATTATTGAAATAGCTGAAGCATTTGAAAGAGCGCACCAGCTAGGTATGGCAACTATACTTTGGTGCTATACGCGCAACAACGCCTTTAAAAAGGATGGTGTAGATTACCACGTAGCTGCCGACATTACAGCACAGGCTAATCACCTGGGTGTAACTTTACAAGCCGACATCATTAAGCAGAAACTTCCTGAGAACAACGGTGGTTTTACAGCGATCAATTTCGCTAAGTCGCACAAGGATATGTACGAAAAGCTGACAACTGATAACCCGATTGATTTAGCGCGTTACCAGGTGGCAAACTGCTACATGGGTCGTGCCGGTCTTATCAACTCTGGAGGTGAATCTAAAGGTGAGTCTGACCTGGCAGATGCAGTGCGTACAGCTATTATTAACAAGCGTGCGGGCGGTATGGGCTTAATTTCAGGCCGTAAAGCGTTCCAGAAAGATATGAAAGTTGGCGTTGAGCTACTTAATGCAATTCAGGACGTATACCTGAATAACGAGATTACATTAGCGTAA
- a CDS encoding DUF4136 domain-containing protein, whose amino-acid sequence MKVTVKQYFIQLTTVKIATLLLIVLCGCSPTTRITGTWRNPDVNKTYNNIVIAALTDNVKARQEMENDLQMQLQMRGIKATKSLDFFPPSWAGRNGPDVDLLVERIKGKGIDGILTIALVDKETRTRYVPGYYRYDPMVYYGGWYGSFWGYYSYWYPMIYEPGYYTEEEIYYVETNLYDVSTDVLMWSAKTRSYSPSRLRKEAEKLSEMIVTRLGQENLIHATLQEE is encoded by the coding sequence ATGAAAGTCACTGTAAAACAATATTTTATACAGCTGACCACAGTGAAAATAGCTACGCTACTACTTATAGTTCTCTGTGGCTGCTCTCCCACCACCCGGATTACCGGCACCTGGAGAAATCCGGATGTGAATAAGACCTATAATAACATTGTAATAGCCGCTCTAACGGATAATGTAAAGGCAAGACAGGAAATGGAAAATGACCTGCAGATGCAGTTACAGATGCGCGGCATCAAGGCCACAAAGAGCCTTGATTTCTTTCCGCCTTCGTGGGCAGGCAGAAATGGGCCTGATGTAGACCTGTTGGTAGAAAGGATTAAAGGAAAAGGTATTGATGGTATTCTAACAATTGCACTAGTAGATAAGGAAACCAGAACGCGCTATGTTCCCGGCTACTACAGGTATGACCCTATGGTATATTACGGGGGATGGTACGGAAGTTTCTGGGGCTATTATTCATACTGGTATCCTATGATTTATGAACCAGGTTACTACACAGAAGAAGAGATTTATTACGTAGAAACCAACCTCTATGATGTTAGTACCGATGTTCTGATGTGGTCTGCAAAAACAAGATCGTACAGCCCTTCCAGGCTCAGAAAAGAAGCTGAAAAACTTTCGGAGATGATAGTAACTCGGTTAGGACAAGAAAATTTAATACACGCCACACTTCAGGAAGAATAA
- the cysS gene encoding cysteine--tRNA ligase, which yields MQQKLNLYNTLTRKKEVFEPLHAPFVGMYLCGPTVYGEPHLGHARSAVTFDVLYRYLKYLKYKVRFVRNITDVGHLQNDADEGEDKIEKIAKAQKLEPMEVVQHYTNVYHRDLEKLNTLSPDIEPRASGHIIEQIEMIKEILENGFAYEVNGSVYFDVPAYNKNHNYGKLSGRIIEDLLSNTRETEGQEEKRSPLDFALWKKASPSHIMRWPSPWSDGFPGWHLECSAMSRKYLGNNFDIHGGGLDLMFPHHECEIAQSQASHSHSDAAKYWVHNNMITVNGQKMGKSLGNFINLSELFSGNHQMLEQAYSPMTIRFFILQAHYRSTLDFSNEALQAARKGYTKLMNGMRVLDKMQYPEEGATPDEKLNQELLKLTEDCFRGLDDDMNTARTIASLFNLLKKINSLYLGQLQISHLTRGTFDTIKGTYRTLVLDILGLKEEPLGDQEEMLGLILEFYKEAKATKAYDKVDAIRAELKKQGIVIKDLKTGIDWAYEE from the coding sequence ATGCAACAGAAACTGAATCTATACAATACACTCACACGCAAGAAGGAAGTATTTGAACCGTTACACGCTCCGTTTGTGGGCATGTACCTGTGCGGGCCAACTGTTTACGGCGAGCCACACTTAGGCCACGCCCGCAGTGCGGTTACCTTCGATGTGCTGTATCGTTACCTTAAATACCTGAAGTATAAAGTACGCTTTGTGCGCAACATTACCGACGTTGGTCATTTGCAAAATGATGCGGACGAAGGTGAAGATAAGATCGAGAAGATTGCTAAGGCGCAGAAACTGGAGCCGATGGAAGTGGTGCAACACTATACCAACGTATACCACCGCGACCTCGAAAAACTGAATACGCTTTCTCCGGACATCGAGCCACGTGCCTCCGGCCACATCATCGAGCAGATAGAGATGATAAAGGAGATATTGGAGAACGGTTTTGCTTATGAAGTGAATGGCTCGGTATACTTTGATGTGCCGGCTTACAACAAAAACCACAACTATGGCAAGCTGTCTGGTCGCATTATAGAAGATCTGCTGAGCAATACCCGCGAAACCGAAGGGCAGGAAGAAAAACGTTCGCCGCTGGATTTCGCCCTTTGGAAAAAAGCTTCGCCTTCACATATCATGCGCTGGCCTTCGCCGTGGAGCGACGGTTTCCCAGGCTGGCATTTAGAATGCTCGGCCATGAGCCGTAAATACCTGGGCAATAATTTTGATATACATGGCGGCGGACTGGACCTGATGTTCCCGCACCACGAATGCGAAATAGCACAAAGCCAGGCAAGCCACAGCCACTCTGATGCTGCAAAATACTGGGTTCATAACAACATGATCACAGTAAATGGTCAGAAGATGGGTAAATCGCTGGGTAACTTTATAAACCTGAGCGAGCTATTCAGCGGCAATCACCAGATGTTGGAGCAGGCCTATAGCCCCATGACGATACGCTTCTTTATTCTTCAGGCGCACTATAGAAGTACCTTGGACTTTAGCAACGAAGCGCTGCAGGCCGCCCGTAAGGGTTATACCAAGCTGATGAACGGAATGCGCGTACTGGATAAAATGCAGTACCCGGAAGAAGGTGCTACGCCAGACGAAAAGCTGAACCAGGAACTGCTGAAACTGACCGAAGATTGCTTCCGTGGGTTAGATGATGACATGAACACGGCCAGAACGATAGCTTCGCTGTTCAACCTGCTCAAAAAGATCAACAGTTTATACTTAGGGCAGCTGCAGATCAGCCATCTCACACGTGGAACATTTGATACCATAAAAGGAACCTACAGAACGCTGGTGCTGGATATACTTGGCCTGAAGGAAGAACCGCTCGGTGATCAGGAAGAAATGCTTGGGCTTATATTGGAGTTTTATAAAGAAGCCAAGGCAACCAAAGCCTACGATAAAGTAGATGCCATCCGGGCTGAGCTGAAAAAGCAGGGCATTGTAATTAAAGACTTAAAAACCGGTATCGACTGGGCTTATGAAGAATAA
- a CDS encoding endonuclease/exonuclease/phosphatase family protein — protein MSDTFKKIRRRFWLILNILVVFWVLLGVLCLRVPPHEFWPAGFVALSLPGALVLNVLFLLYWLIKRSWLLVLPLLVIILGWGYYSRLMAFNFSDEQPEGAKTLQVLSYNVHVFNAYTDTDGSAREASSEMIDWVATHPADVYCLQEFYSNRGSNTYNTISRIGNRYDKYRYFSVSYVDRNKADIGTAIFSRYPILNKGIIRFGESNVNRAIWADLNVKGDTVRIYSTHLQSMSIKSQDIENTYSAIGNEESFKKEGRNLARRLKKGFIARSHQVEKLLEHINESPHPVIVCGDFNDMPSSYTYNQLARNLQNAFVEAGTGVGATYNGPLPFLRIDNQFYSEGLRAYSFQTHYEMGLSDHFPISAKYVLEEE, from the coding sequence GTGTCAGATACATTTAAAAAAATACGGCGTCGGTTTTGGCTCATCCTGAACATCCTGGTGGTGTTTTGGGTGCTGCTTGGCGTGCTGTGTCTACGTGTGCCGCCACATGAGTTCTGGCCAGCCGGATTTGTGGCCTTATCGCTTCCGGGTGCACTTGTGCTTAATGTCCTGTTCCTGCTATACTGGCTTATTAAACGGTCGTGGCTGCTAGTGTTGCCGTTGTTGGTAATTATACTTGGCTGGGGTTATTATAGCCGGCTTATGGCTTTTAATTTTAGCGATGAACAACCGGAAGGAGCTAAAACCTTGCAGGTGCTAAGCTACAACGTGCATGTATTTAATGCTTATACAGATACGGATGGCAGTGCCCGGGAAGCATCCAGTGAAATGATTGATTGGGTAGCCACACACCCTGCCGATGTGTACTGCCTGCAGGAGTTTTACAGCAATCGTGGTTCTAATACTTATAACACTATTAGCCGCATTGGTAACCGCTACGATAAATACAGATATTTCTCTGTGTCTTATGTTGACCGCAACAAGGCTGATATTGGTACGGCAATCTTTTCCCGTTACCCGATTTTAAATAAAGGGATTATCCGCTTTGGAGAGTCAAATGTAAATCGTGCTATCTGGGCCGACCTGAATGTGAAAGGAGATACAGTGCGCATCTACTCTACACACCTTCAGTCGATGAGTATAAAGTCGCAGGACATTGAGAATACTTATTCAGCTATAGGTAACGAAGAAAGCTTTAAGAAAGAAGGCCGTAACCTGGCGCGTCGTCTGAAAAAAGGATTTATTGCCCGTAGTCACCAGGTAGAAAAGCTGCTGGAACATATTAACGAATCGCCTCATCCGGTTATAGTTTGCGGCGACTTTAACGATATGCCTTCAAGCTATACTTATAATCAGCTGGCCCGAAATCTGCAGAACGCTTTTGTGGAAGCAGGTACCGGAGTAGGGGCAACTTATAACGGGCCGCTGCCGTTCCTGCGCATCGATAACCAGTTTTATAGTGAGGGGCTTCGGGCTTACAGTTTTCAGACGCATTACGAAATGGGACTTTCGGATCATTTCCCGATCTCGGCCAAGTATGTGCTGGAAGAGGAGTAA
- a CDS encoding ribosome maturation factor RimP has product MALTAKSIQEMAEASLPDSDLFIVDVAVSDSPARPKITVLADGEQGITIDQCATISRRINAKIAETYGEELAYVLEVSSPGVDFPLTQPKQFKRNVGRNLKLKLQDGIEKTGKLEEVTETGINLTEEVKQKGKKATYVPVQIPFGEIVKANVVISFK; this is encoded by the coding sequence ATGGCACTAACCGCGAAAAGCATACAAGAGATGGCGGAAGCCAGTCTTCCTGACAGCGACCTGTTTATAGTGGATGTAGCCGTGTCTGATTCACCGGCTAGACCTAAAATCACGGTGCTTGCTGATGGCGAACAAGGTATAACTATTGACCAGTGTGCAACTATAAGCCGCCGTATTAACGCAAAGATTGCAGAAACCTATGGCGAAGAACTGGCTTATGTGCTGGAAGTGAGCTCACCGGGTGTAGATTTCCCGCTGACACAGCCAAAGCAGTTTAAGCGTAATGTAGGCCGCAACCTGAAGTTAAAACTACAGGATGGTATTGAAAAAACCGGCAAACTGGAAGAAGTAACCGAAACAGGTATAAACCTGACAGAAGAAGTAAAACAAAAAGGCAAAAAGGCAACGTATGTGCCTGTGCAAATACCTTTCGGGGAGATTGTAAAAGCAAATGTTGTAATATCATTTAAATAA
- a CDS encoding M28 family peptidase gives MKNKLNLIAILFCGALALYSCDPAEKSNNEQATVATEETTEPTGVTAPVFHADSAYKFVAKQVAFGPRVPNTEPHKATGDWIISKLKAYGADVKVQEFQVRAFDGTMLNLRNIIASYNPEAGTRIMLAAHWDTRPFADKDSSNPDKPIDGANDGGSGVAVLLEIARTINAAQQKPGVGVDLFFFDGEDYGQPDNSKLPYKEDTWCLGSQYWSKNKHNPNYTAKYGILLDMVGANNARFAREGNSMDYAKDVVDKVWKAGNKLGYSDYFKYVNASAITDDHYYINTIAKIPMIDIIEYNMTAIDGDYFGDYHHRHSDSMAIISPNTLKAVGQTVLHVVYNE, from the coding sequence ATGAAGAATAAATTGAACCTGATAGCTATACTTTTCTGCGGTGCACTGGCACTTTATAGTTGCGATCCTGCAGAGAAAAGCAATAACGAGCAAGCAACCGTAGCTACCGAAGAAACAACTGAACCAACTGGTGTAACGGCTCCGGTGTTTCATGCTGATTCAGCTTATAAGTTTGTGGCAAAGCAGGTGGCTTTCGGGCCAAGAGTGCCAAATACAGAACCCCATAAAGCAACAGGAGACTGGATCATCAGTAAATTAAAAGCGTATGGGGCCGATGTAAAAGTACAGGAATTTCAGGTGCGTGCCTTTGATGGTACTATGCTGAACCTGCGCAACATCATTGCTTCTTATAACCCGGAAGCTGGTACGCGTATTATGCTCGCAGCCCACTGGGATACGCGTCCTTTTGCCGACAAAGACAGCAGCAACCCGGATAAACCAATTGATGGTGCCAATGACGGTGGCAGCGGTGTAGCTGTACTTCTAGAGATTGCCAGAACTATAAATGCCGCGCAGCAAAAGCCAGGAGTAGGAGTAGATCTTTTCTTTTTCGATGGGGAAGATTACGGCCAACCGGATAACAGCAAACTACCTTACAAAGAAGATACCTGGTGCCTGGGTTCACAGTACTGGAGCAAGAACAAGCACAACCCGAACTATACAGCTAAGTATGGCATACTGCTGGATATGGTGGGGGCTAACAATGCACGTTTTGCCCGCGAAGGCAACTCGATGGATTATGCAAAAGATGTAGTAGATAAAGTTTGGAAAGCCGGCAACAAATTAGGGTACTCTGATTACTTTAAGTATGTAAATGCCTCAGCCATTACCGACGATCATTACTACATCAACACGATAGCTAAAATACCGATGATCGATATCATAGAATATAACATGACAGCGATTGATGGAGACTATTTTGGTGATTACCACCACCGCCACTCCGATAGCATGGCCATTATCAGCCCAAATACATTAAAAGCAGTTGGGCAAACGGTACTGCATGTGGTTTACAACGAGTAA
- the accD gene encoding acetyl-CoA carboxylase, carboxyltransferase subunit beta has protein sequence MPWFKRVEKGIHTPTEEKKETPDGLWHKCPECKAVTSMAEHRKNLSTCIKCNHHDRIGSKEYFAILFDDNEFTELDVNLTSGDPLDFVDSKPYPNRIVATQKSTGLKDAVRSAYGKMNGREITVACMDFAFIGGSMGSVVGEKIARAIDHARKTRTPFMMISKSGGARMMEAGFSLMQMAKTSAKLALLSEEGLPYISMLTDPTTGGVTASYAMLGDFNIAEPGALIGFAGPRVIKETIGKDLPKGFQSAEFVLEHGFLDFIVDRKELKEKLTNLLSMVCEQETEKAKAKAKKTTKAS, from the coding sequence ATGCCTTGGTTTAAAAGAGTAGAAAAGGGGATTCATACTCCTACTGAAGAGAAGAAAGAAACACCAGATGGTTTGTGGCATAAGTGCCCGGAGTGCAAAGCTGTAACAAGTATGGCTGAACACCGCAAAAACCTGAGTACTTGCATTAAATGTAACCACCACGACCGCATTGGTTCTAAGGAGTATTTTGCTATACTTTTTGATGATAACGAATTTACAGAACTGGATGTGAACCTGACCTCAGGCGATCCGCTGGATTTCGTGGATTCTAAGCCTTACCCAAACCGTATAGTTGCCACTCAGAAATCAACTGGTCTGAAAGATGCAGTGCGCAGTGCCTATGGTAAGATGAATGGTCGCGAGATTACTGTTGCCTGTATGGACTTCGCCTTTATTGGTGGCTCTATGGGGTCAGTGGTAGGAGAGAAAATTGCCCGCGCCATTGACCATGCCCGCAAAACACGCACACCTTTTATGATGATCTCTAAATCAGGTGGTGCGCGTATGATGGAAGCCGGCTTCTCGTTAATGCAGATGGCTAAAACATCTGCAAAACTGGCATTGCTTTCAGAAGAAGGCTTACCGTACATTTCTATGCTGACTGATCCGACTACAGGTGGTGTAACGGCATCTTATGCTATGCTGGGTGATTTTAACATTGCTGAGCCAGGTGCACTTATTGGTTTTGCCGGCCCACGTGTAATTAAAGAAACGATTGGTAAAGATCTTCCGAAAGGCTTCCAGAGTGCTGAGTTCGTACTGGAGCATGGCTTCCTTGATTTTATAGTTGACCGCAAGGAACTGAAGGAAAAACTGACAAACTTGCTAAGTATGGTTTGTGAGCAAGAAACCGAAAAAGCAAAAGCCAAAGCGAAAAAGACTACCAAAGCATCTTAA
- a CDS encoding amidohydrolase family protein — MKTNKRLLAALGMALTLGSTSAWAQEKPHVFTGARIIPIAGKPIENGVLVVQHGKITAVGTAGQVKVPKGATEFDMKGKVLMPGLVDTHSHLGEGSGGDASAPLHPDVRIIDGINPISDSFKRALAGGITTVNVMPGSGHLMSGQTVYLKMREGNTISDLTFCDDVTTGICGGMKMANGTNPMKATPFPGTRAKSAAMARQLFLDAQQYQAKVKAAKGKADKLPEYKANLAPLVEILEGKRIVHFHTHRYDDVLTALRLQKEFGFKMVLHHVSEAWKAADEIAKAGIPASIITLDSPGGKSEAVEVRNSNGAVLEKAGVLTAFHTDDGITDSRLFMRSAALGVRAGMSREKALEALTIAGAKMLDLDNRVGSLEKGKDADFIVLSGEPFSVYTTIEQTWVEGKKRFDISNPEDKKFATGGYNTYQTDVHYHTH; from the coding sequence ATGAAAACCAATAAGAGATTATTGGCAGCCTTAGGCATGGCCTTAACGCTGGGCAGCACCTCAGCATGGGCACAGGAAAAGCCGCATGTATTTACAGGCGCCAGGATCATCCCTATTGCCGGAAAACCAATAGAAAATGGCGTGCTGGTAGTGCAGCATGGAAAGATAACTGCTGTAGGCACTGCCGGGCAGGTAAAAGTGCCGAAAGGGGCCACAGAATTCGACATGAAAGGCAAAGTGCTGATGCCGGGCCTTGTTGATACCCATTCACATTTAGGTGAAGGATCTGGCGGTGATGCCTCTGCGCCGCTGCACCCGGATGTACGCATTATAGATGGCATTAACCCAATCAGTGATTCCTTTAAACGCGCACTTGCCGGAGGTATAACAACAGTAAACGTAATGCCAGGTTCCGGTCACCTGATGAGCGGGCAAACAGTGTACCTTAAAATGCGCGAAGGCAATACCATCAGCGACCTTACCTTTTGTGATGATGTTACCACAGGTATATGCGGCGGTATGAAAATGGCCAACGGTACAAACCCCATGAAGGCAACTCCTTTTCCGGGAACACGTGCCAAATCAGCGGCTATGGCCCGCCAGCTTTTCCTGGATGCGCAGCAGTACCAGGCAAAAGTAAAAGCCGCAAAAGGTAAAGCTGATAAACTGCCGGAGTATAAAGCTAATCTTGCTCCGCTGGTAGAAATACTGGAAGGCAAAAGGATTGTACACTTCCATACACACCGCTACGATGACGTACTGACAGCCTTGCGCCTGCAAAAAGAATTTGGCTTTAAAATGGTGCTCCACCACGTTAGCGAAGCCTGGAAAGCGGCCGATGAAATTGCAAAGGCGGGCATTCCTGCCTCCATCATTACACTTGACTCGCCCGGTGGTAAATCTGAAGCTGTGGAAGTACGCAATTCCAATGGGGCTGTGCTGGAAAAAGCCGGTGTGCTTACTGCTTTTCATACGGATGATGGTATTACTGATTCGCGCTTGTTTATGCGAAGTGCTGCGCTGGGCGTGCGTGCCGGTATGAGCCGCGAAAAAGCATTGGAAGCCTTAACTATAGCCGGTGCTAAAATGCTGGATCTCGATAATCGTGTAGGTTCTCTGGAGAAAGGTAAGGACGCTGACTTTATAGTATTGAGCGGCGAGCCTTTTAGTGTGTACACAACTATAGAACAGACTTGGGTAGAAGGAAAGAAACGATTTGATATCAGTAATCCTGAAGATAAGAAGTTTGCTACTGGCGGCTACAACACTTACCAGACAGATGTACATTATCACACGCATTAA
- the nusA gene encoding transcription termination factor NusA — MNSSVLIESFAEFAKFKNIDRPTMMRILEDVFRTMIRKKWGTDENFDIILNVEKGDLEIWRNREIVDDNSEDIWDHDKIALSDARKIEPDFEVGEEVSEEIQLEDFGRRAVLTARQTLIQRIKDMEKELLFQKYKDLVGEIISGEVYQVWNREVLLLDQDENELLIPKGEQIPKDRYRKGDVVRAVVQRVEIVNGNPKIILSRTSPAFLERLFENEVPEIYDGLIAIKKIVREPGERAKVAVESFDDRIDPVGACVGMKGSRIHSIVRELENENIDVINYTDNLELYIQRALSPAKISSIKIDEENKRVSVFLKPDQVSLAIGKGGQNIKLASRLVDMEIDVFRESEVYEEDISLEEFTDEIEDWVIAELRRIGLDTAKSVLAVSKEDLLRRTELEEETIDDVLAILREELEEEDNQ; from the coding sequence ATGAACAGTTCAGTCCTGATCGAGTCGTTCGCTGAGTTTGCGAAATTCAAGAACATAGACCGCCCGACCATGATGCGTATACTTGAAGACGTGTTCCGCACCATGATCCGTAAAAAGTGGGGTACCGACGAGAACTTTGACATCATCCTGAACGTGGAGAAAGGTGACCTGGAGATCTGGCGTAACCGCGAAATTGTGGACGACAACTCAGAGGACATCTGGGATCATGATAAGATTGCTTTATCGGATGCACGCAAGATAGAGCCTGACTTTGAAGTGGGTGAAGAAGTATCAGAAGAGATACAACTGGAAGACTTTGGCCGCCGCGCTGTACTTACAGCCCGCCAAACGCTGATCCAGCGCATCAAAGACATGGAAAAGGAATTGCTGTTCCAGAAGTATAAAGACCTTGTGGGTGAGATCATCTCTGGTGAAGTATACCAGGTATGGAACCGCGAAGTGTTATTACTGGACCAGGACGAGAACGAGCTGCTGATACCAAAAGGAGAGCAGATACCAAAAGACCGTTACCGTAAAGGCGATGTAGTACGTGCTGTAGTTCAGCGTGTTGAAATTGTGAACGGTAATCCAAAGATCATACTTTCACGTACATCTCCTGCATTCCTGGAGCGTTTATTTGAGAACGAAGTACCGGAGATATATGATGGTCTTATCGCTATCAAGAAAATTGTTCGTGAGCCAGGAGAGCGTGCTAAAGTAGCCGTAGAATCTTTTGACGACCGAATTGATCCGGTTGGTGCCTGCGTGGGTATGAAAGGTTCTCGTATACACAGCATAGTACGTGAGCTTGAAAACGAAAACATAGACGTTATAAACTATACTGATAACCTGGAGCTGTATATTCAGCGTGCGCTTAGCCCGGCTAAGATCAGCAGCATCAAGATAGACGAAGAGAACAAGCGTGTATCTGTGTTCCTGAAGCCAGACCAGGTATCGTTAGCAATCGGTAAAGGTGGCCAGAACATTAAATTGGCAAGCCGCCTGGTTGATATGGAGATCGACGTATTCAGAGAGTCTGAAGTATACGAAGAAGACATCAGCCTGGAAGAATTTACAGATGAGATCGAAGACTGGGTAATTGCAGAATTACGCCGCATCGGTCTGGACACAGCGAAGAGCGTACTGGCAGTTAGCAAAGAAGACTTGCTGCGCCGCACGGAGTTAGAAGAAGAAACCATTGACGACGTGCTGGCTATCCTGCGCGAAGAGTTGGAAGAAGAAGACAATCAATAG
- a CDS encoding amidohydrolase family protein: MKKHIQLRAVILAGMALLGGQQVMAQIAVKGETVYTMAGSPIKNGVVLIKDGRIEAVGANLQVPQNYKTYTAKVVTPGFVDAHTSVGLAGIYNVPADQQQLEKTAPIQPELRAIDAYNPNEELISWVRSHGVTTINTGHAPGALASGQLMALKTSKDGFDHLLDTTSMVAFTLGASVGENYNSPKTSAKGMAMLRSELQAAQAYAKKMANTDAAKRPDRNLKLETLAGVLSGKYKALVTANKAQDIMAALRLAKEFNLNMVLDGAAEAYLLVNEIKTAAVPVIVHPTMARAYGENKNMSFETAAILAKAGIPVAIQSGFEAYVPRARVLLFEASVAVANGMQPEQALAAITTAPSKMIGQDKRIGSLEKGKDADIVLFDGDPFEYTSHVCTVIVNGKVVNEKCM, translated from the coding sequence ATGAAAAAACATATACAATTACGAGCTGTTATACTTGCCGGTATGGCCCTGCTTGGCGGACAGCAGGTTATGGCGCAGATCGCTGTAAAAGGCGAAACAGTTTATACAATGGCCGGCTCACCCATTAAAAATGGTGTGGTGCTGATAAAAGATGGCAGAATAGAAGCTGTAGGCGCTAACCTGCAGGTGCCGCAGAACTATAAAACCTATACAGCCAAAGTTGTTACGCCGGGTTTTGTAGATGCCCATACTTCTGTTGGCCTGGCTGGTATCTACAACGTACCTGCCGACCAGCAGCAACTGGAGAAAACCGCCCCTATACAACCCGAGCTACGTGCCATCGATGCCTATAATCCAAATGAAGAACTAATAAGCTGGGTTCGCAGCCATGGTGTTACAACTATAAACACAGGGCATGCGCCCGGCGCACTGGCAAGCGGGCAGTTAATGGCCTTAAAAACATCCAAAGATGGCTTTGATCATTTGCTGGATACCACCAGTATGGTAGCTTTTACCTTAGGGGCATCAGTAGGGGAGAACTATAACTCTCCTAAAACATCGGCAAAAGGTATGGCTATGCTGCGATCAGAGTTGCAGGCTGCGCAGGCTTATGCCAAAAAGATGGCAAATACAGATGCAGCAAAACGCCCAGACCGTAACCTGAAACTGGAAACACTTGCAGGTGTGCTGAGCGGTAAGTATAAAGCATTGGTAACAGCCAATAAAGCACAGGATATTATGGCGGCCCTGCGTTTAGCCAAAGAATTTAACCTGAATATGGTATTGGATGGTGCTGCAGAAGCATACCTGTTGGTGAATGAGATAAAAACTGCAGCAGTACCGGTTATAGTGCATCCAACTATGGCACGTGCTTACGGAGAGAACAAGAATATGTCGTTTGAAACGGCAGCTATACTTGCCAAAGCTGGTATTCCGGTAGCTATTCAGAGTGGTTTTGAAGCCTACGTGCCCAGAGCGCGTGTATTGCTTTTCGAAGCCAGTGTAGCAGTGGCAAACGGTATGCAGCCCGAGCAGGCATTAGCAGCCATCACAACAGCGCCATCCAAAATGATTGGGCAGGATAAACGCATTGGTTCACTGGAAAAAGGAAAAGATGCCGATATCGTACTCTTTGATGGTGATCCGTTTGAATATACCTCTCATGTATGCACTGTAATTGTAAATGGCAAAGTGGTAAATGAGAAGTGCATGTAA